In Pseudomonas hamedanensis, a single window of DNA contains:
- a CDS encoding NRDE family protein, whose translation MCLIVFAWRPGHALPLIVAANRDEFYARPSLPLAPWPEAPHVQAGRDLEAGGTWLGIGANGRFAALTNIRDPQQPPATKSRGELVARFLVDDLSIDDYLRDVVGRSAEYAGFNLLLGNAHELWHFNARASEPVMLEPGIYGLSNAGLDTPWPKLLKAKAALNAVLDDPQPERLLALLSDAQTAPEAELPNTGVGLATESLLSSVFIASQSYGTRASTALIVQADGTRRMVERSFGPYGGHLGEVEITI comes from the coding sequence ATGTGCCTGATTGTTTTCGCCTGGCGCCCGGGCCATGCCCTGCCGCTGATCGTCGCGGCCAACCGTGACGAATTCTACGCCCGGCCAAGCCTGCCGCTGGCGCCGTGGCCGGAAGCGCCGCATGTGCAGGCTGGGCGTGATCTTGAAGCTGGCGGCACCTGGCTGGGAATTGGTGCCAACGGGCGCTTTGCTGCGCTAACGAATATCCGCGATCCGCAGCAGCCGCCGGCGACCAAATCCCGTGGCGAACTGGTGGCGCGGTTTCTCGTGGATGATCTGTCGATTGATGATTATTTGCGCGATGTGGTCGGTCGTTCGGCGGAGTACGCCGGGTTCAACCTGTTGCTCGGCAATGCCCATGAGCTGTGGCACTTCAATGCTCGGGCGTCGGAGCCGGTGATGCTTGAGCCTGGGATTTATGGGTTATCCAACGCGGGGCTGGATACGCCGTGGCCTAAACTGCTCAAGGCCAAGGCTGCGTTGAACGCGGTGCTGGACGATCCGCAGCCGGAGCGGCTGTTGGCGTTGTTGAGCGATGCGCAGACCGCGCCGGAGGCCGAGTTGCCGAACACCGGGGTGGGGCTGGCGACAGAATCGCTGCTGTCGAGTGTATTCATTGCCAGCCAGAGTTACGGGACGCGGGCGAGTACGGCGTTGATTGTGCAGGCGGACGGGACGCGGCGGATGGTGGAGCGCAGTTTCGGGCCGTATGGCGGGCACTTGGGTGAGGTGGAGATCACTATTTGA